From the Clostridium sp. Marseille-P299 genome, the window TTCCCGTATACCCTTGTTGGCTAACATCTTTTGATAAGGATGGGTCCCATTTTACAAAGAACTCATATTCCCCGTCTCCATCTACATCACCAACACTGACATCATTCGCTGAGTAAGTAATTTTGTTTGTTGTATATGTATCTGTTCTTGGACTATTTAAGAGTGTAATCTCCTCAGATGAAATCCCATACACCTCTTCAATCGTCGTATCATGCGGTATCTGTAATGGAATCTCAAGATAACCAGCACCATCCATCGCGTCCATCTTTGTCGCTTCGCCGCTTCTATTCTCAATCACCTCAATACCATCTACAACAGGTACTACATAATAGCTTGAATTTATAGAACCTCCTGCTACCACATAATTTGTACTATCGCTTACTGTCGCAAGGAGATTTTCTCCTTCATAAACATTAAAATCAGTACCAGTAAGTCCTGTTTCACTATATCCGTCTACTTCAGTGCCAAGAAGTCTCCAACTTAAAAATACACCTTCTGTGGTAGCCACCTTCATTAGACCTCGATCAAGATTCTCTAAATATGCACTATATTCCTTTGCTGTCTGCGTTTTTATGACCTCTGACTTTGAACCTTCCCCAGTTTCAAATACAGGGGATACTTTGAAATAGTGATTCACATGGGTTGATTTATGAAACGTAAACGAAGTGGTTTCTGGACCTACTGTAATTAACTCGTTGTCCATTGTTTTGATACCATCTTTGGTCAATTTCATAAATACCTGGGTTGCAGTATCCTTATCTGCCCAATATACGTTGTAACCTACTAAATTATCTGCCTCAAATGGGTCCCATTCAATTGTCACTGAATCCTCCTGGGTATCAGTTACCATAAGACCAGTCACACTAGCTGCTCCCTCTAGGCTAGTAAGGCTACTATTTAATGCTTCAACCGCATTATCATATTCTCCTTTCTTGTCCATCGCATCTAGTACACTTGAAATTGCATTCGACATTTCACCCTTAAATGAATTTGCAGCAGATACATTCATCGGCGTTTGAATACAACCGACAGTTAATGTCGTTACCAAAATAAGCGTTTGCACTTTTTTTAGAACTTTCTTTTGTTTTAACTTTCTTCCCCAACTCATTTGGATATCCTCCTTTTTACAATAATAAATACTTCCCCACATGGAGATTTATATCTGTAAGCCAACAAGCATTATTACTTGCAGCTTATAAATATATCTACATTACAACATGTCCTTAATGCGATTGGATCATGGATTACTATTTTATTATTTTATATACCTGGGTTCTTCTAGTAGAAACAAGATGTTTATTCTTAAGTTTAATTATAATGCAACATAAGATGTCAAAGATTAGAGTAAGTTTGTAGCCAAAACTAACATAGATTACATGCTTTATTTCATACAATAAAATTTTTTAATATTTATTAAATATCAGAATTATGTTATTAATTATTATAAAAAACTACTATTTTTTTACATTTTAATCATTTCTAGAATCAATTCATATTAAGAATATAATATATTTTACAAATAAACCAATTCAATCCGCTTTAATATTATGCATTTTCACTCATTTTTATATAAAATTGATTTGATTTTTAGAAAATCTGATAATGACAACTCTATTTCATAAGTTAGAACAACGAATATGCGAAGTATAAGAACAAAGTGTCTACGACACTCTCAACTCCCCTGGCCCCTCAATCATGAGGGGAAGGGGTTTCTTTTTTCTTAAACTTCCTTCATAATAGTATCATGAGTAGATTAAAAGAGATTTTTAAAGAACATTATGAAGAGATACTATATATTTTACATCCACGTAAGTCTGTCATTGAAAATGTAAATAAGATGATAGACTGTGGTGATTCATCTAAGGGTGGTGCCTTTTGGGGCTGCCCTGATTGTGGTGAGCTTAAGTTTGTTCCTTATACCTGCAAAAGCCGTTTTTGTCCTTCTTGTGGAAACATGTATAATCAAAAACGATCTTTTCGCATATCATCTAAGCTTATTTCTTGTGTACACAGACATTGCGTTTTTACTATCCCCGAAGAACTGCGTGCATTCTTTCTAAACGAACGCACTCTTCTTGGTGAACTTTTTCATTCAGTCCGTGATGCAATTCTTCGTATGTTTTCTAAATTGAATAAATCTGAAAACTTTACTCCTGGTATTGTTTGTGTTCTTCATACCTTTGGTCGAGATTTGAAGTGGAATCCTCATATCCATGCTCTTATCTCTGAAGGTGGAGCTGGCAACCATACTCCCTGGCGTATTGTTAAACACTTTGATTATCACTTTCTACGGAAAGCTTTTCGAAAAGTTCTTTTGGATCGCTTAACGAATCGTATCGGTCCTTCTTTTCGTAAAATAAAAAATGAAATGTATACGCTACATTCTGATGGGTTTTACGTTCGTGCAAAGCCGAATGATTGTACTCCTGATCAGACTGTGAAATATATCACTCGCTACCTTGGCAGACCAGTAATCGCTTCCTCACGTAT encodes:
- a CDS encoding IS91 family transposase translates to MSRLKEIFKEHYEEILYILHPRKSVIENVNKMIDCGDSSKGGAFWGCPDCGELKFVPYTCKSRFCPSCGNMYNQKRSFRISSKLISCVHRHCVFTIPEELRAFFLNERTLLGELFHSVRDAILRMFSKLNKSENFTPGIVCVLHTFGRDLKWNPHIHALISEGGAGNHTPWRIVKHFDYHFLRKAFRKVLLDRLTNRIGPSFRKIKNEMYTLHSDGFYVRAKPNDCTPDQTVKYITRYLGRPVIASSRIDHYDGEQVTFHYKKHEDNSLVTETIPALDFIKRLIIHIPEKHFKMVRYYGIYAKHHKQEKHLFKYLSDEKRKFLKSLLDWRQSILLNFGYDPLKCSKCGSSMLVLEVYHKKTALFEQYRKAMGYG